The following coding sequences are from one Anas acuta chromosome 15, bAnaAcu1.1, whole genome shotgun sequence window:
- the LOC137864803 gene encoding hemoglobin subunit alpha-D: MLTAEDKKLITQLWEKVAGHQEEFGSEALQRMFLAYPQTKTYFPHFDLHPGSEQVRGHGKKVAAALGNAVKSLDNLSQALSELSNLHAYNLRVDPVNFKLLAQCFQVVLAAHLGKDYSPEMHAAFDKFMSAVAAVLAEKYR; encoded by the exons ATGCTGACCGCCGAGGACAAGAAGCTCATCACGCAGTTGTGGGAGAAGGTGGCTGGCCACCAGGAGGAATTCGGAAGTGAAGCTCTGCAGAG GATGTTCCTCGCCTACCCCCAGACCAAGACCTACTTCCCCCACTTCGACCTGCATCCCGGCTCTGAACAGGTCCGTGGCCACGGCAAGAAAGTGGCGGCTGCCCTGGGCAATGCCGTGAAGAGCCTGGACAACCTCAGCCAGGCCCTGTCTGAGCTCAGCAACCTGCACGCCTACAACCTGCGTGTTGACCCCGTCAACTTCAAG CTGCTGGCGCAGTGCTTCCAGGTGGTGCTGGCCGCACACCTGGGCAAAGACTACAGCCCCGAGATGCATGCTGCCTTTGACAAGTTCATGTCCGCCGTGGCTGCCGTGCTGGCTGAAAAGTACAGATGA
- the LOC137864802 gene encoding hemoglobin subunit alpha-A, with the protein MVLSAADKTNVKGVFSKIGGHAEEYGAETLERMFIAYPQTKTYFPHFDLSHGSAQIKAHGKKVAAALVEAVNHIDDIAGALSKLSDLHAQKLRVDPVNFKFLGHCFLVVVAIHHPAALTPEVHASLDKFMCAVGAVLTAKYR; encoded by the exons ATGGTGCTGTCCGCGGCTGACAAGACCAACGTCAAGGGTGTCTTCTCCAAAATCGGTGGCCATGCTGAAGAGTATGGCGCCGAGACCCTGGAGAG GATGTTCATCGCCTACCCCCAGACCAAGACCTACTTCCCCCACTTTGACCTGTCCCACGGCTCTGCTCAGATCAAGGCCCATGGCAAGAAGGTGGCGGCTGCCCTAGTTGAGGCTGTCAACCACATCGATGACATCGCGGGTGCTCTCTCCAAGCTCAGTGACCTCCACGCCCAAAAGCTCCGTGTGGACCCTGTCAACTTCAAA TTCCTGGGCCACTGCTTCCTGGTGGTGGTTGCCATCCACCACCCCGCTGCCCTGACCCCAGAGGTCCACGCTTCCCTGGACAAGTTCATGTGCGCCGTGGGTGCTGTGCTGACTGCCAAGTACCGTTAG
- the LOC137864903 gene encoding hemoglobin subunit pi encodes MTLTQAEKAAVITIWAKVATQADAIGAESLERLFSSYPQTKTYFPHFDLSQGSTQLRGHGSKVMNAIGEAVKNIDDIRGALAKLSELHAYILRVDPVNFKLLSHCILCSVAARYPSDFTPEVHAAWDKFLSSVSSVLTEKYR; translated from the exons ATGACGCTGACTCAAGCTGAGAAGGCTGCCGTGATCACCATCTGGGCCAAGGTGGCTACCCAAGCTGATGCCATTGGGGCAGAATCACTGGAGAG GCTTTTCTCCAGCTATCCCCAGACGAAAACCTACTTCCCTCATTTTGATCTCAGCCAAGGCTCAACTCAGCTTCGTGGCCATGGTTCCAAGGTCATGAATGCCATTGGGGAAGCTGTGAAGAACATTGATGACATTAGAGGCGCTTTGGCCAAACTCAGTGAGCTGCATGCTTACATCCTTAGGGTGGACCCAGTGAACTTCAAG CTGCTTTCCCACTGTATCCTGTGCTCCGTGGCTGCCCGCTATCCCAGTGATTTCACCCCAGAAGTCCATGCTGCATGGGACAAGTTCCTGTCCagtgtttcttctgttctgaCTGAGAAGTACAGATAA